In Bacteroides coprosuis DSM 18011, the following are encoded in one genomic region:
- a CDS encoding cell division protein FtsQ (KEGG: bth:BT_3446 cell division protein FtsQ~SPTR: Putative uncharacterized protein;~manually curated~IMG reference gene:2504105926), whose translation MIKRILILIFMLTVVSYLLLAVTVLNTPNAELICTDIELSIKNLEHGDFITKNEIHSILRNKKIYPVDKKIDEISTNDIENELQKHPLIDEVECYKTPSGKIGIEIHQRIPVLRVFSTKGDFFVDNKREIMPAKTKCNAYIAVATGNITKEFASGPLYDFVMYLSNNEFWNNQIEQIHIVKENEVELIPRVGDHIIVIGTLTDYSDKLARLKLFYEKVLNQVGWNKYRKINIEFSNQIICTKANLK comes from the coding sequence ATGATAAAAAGAATTCTTATATTAATCTTCATGCTAACAGTAGTAAGCTATCTTCTATTGGCAGTAACTGTACTCAATACTCCTAATGCAGAATTGATTTGTACAGATATTGAGCTCTCCATAAAGAATTTGGAACATGGAGATTTTATAACAAAAAATGAAATCCATAGCATACTAAGAAACAAGAAAATCTATCCTGTTGATAAAAAGATAGATGAAATCTCAACAAATGACATAGAAAATGAGTTACAAAAGCATCCTCTTATAGATGAAGTAGAATGTTATAAGACTCCAAGTGGTAAAATAGGGATAGAAATACATCAGAGAATCCCCGTATTAAGGGTGTTTTCTACAAAAGGAGATTTCTTTGTTGATAACAAACGAGAAATTATGCCAGCTAAAACAAAATGTAATGCATACATCGCTGTAGCAACTGGCAATATAACAAAAGAGTTCGCCTCTGGTCCTCTTTATGATTTTGTTATGTATCTTAGCAATAATGAGTTTTGGAACAATCAAATAGAACAAATTCATATTGTTAAGGAGAATGAAGTGGAGCTTATTCCACGCGTAGGTGATCATATTATAGTCATAGGAACATTAACGGACTATAGTGATAAACTAGCCCGACTAAAACTCTTTTACGAGAAAGTACTTAACCAAGTTGGCTGGAATAAGTATCGAAAAATTAATATAGAATTTAGTAACCAGATTATCTGTACTAAAGCAAATTTAAAATAG
- a CDS encoding cell division protein FtsA (COGs: COG0849 Actin-like ATPase involved in cell division~InterPro IPR020823:IPR003494~KEGG: bfs:BF0251 putative cell division protein~PFAM: Cell division protein FtsA domain~SMART: Cell division protein FtsA domain~SPTR: Putative uncharacterized protein;~TIGRFAM: Cell division protein family FtsA~IMG reference gene:2504105927~PFAM: Cell division protein FtsA~TIGRFAM: cell division protein FtsA), with protein MAMTEFIAAIELSSTKISGIAGKKNEDGTMQVLAFSKADATSYMKKGVVYNLDKTAQAITAIVKDLEQMLNSKIAKVYVGIAGQSIHTIKNVINRTLKERQLITQELVDSVCDENIDIPNNDMTILEVAPQEFRIGNDYQLDPVGVASDHLEGQFMNVVCRDTVKRSLVHSFEKADIEIADLLVAPLAAARLLVPESDRRSGCIFVDFGAETTTIAIFKNDLLRFLTVIPLGSHNITKDLTSLKIEESRAEYLKLRVGDLNYKESDDDVVETFFLDEEKTREVPLIKINDIIKARAEEIIANVWNQIQVSGYHDKLLAGMIITGGGSNLNGLIDLIKHITHIERVKIGNPTIEIAHSKLIKELKEKEANNSLNTILGLLAAGDMNCAKIDKVVEGTLFEGEEMIKKQEKTPEEIKEELRLQQQKKEEEEKIRQEKLKEQKLREEEEEKKRKKKNKKSWTSSLIKKFEEVQKNIFNENDEIKND; from the coding sequence ATGGCAATGACAGAATTTATAGCAGCAATAGAACTTAGTTCGACAAAAATTTCTGGAATAGCAGGCAAAAAGAATGAAGATGGGACTATGCAAGTCCTTGCCTTTTCTAAGGCAGATGCTACATCGTACATGAAAAAAGGAGTAGTATATAATTTGGATAAAACAGCTCAAGCAATAACAGCTATAGTCAAAGATCTAGAGCAAATGCTAAATAGCAAAATTGCTAAAGTCTATGTAGGTATTGCTGGGCAGTCTATACATACCATTAAGAATGTCATTAATCGCACACTAAAGGAAAGACAACTGATAACTCAGGAGCTTGTAGATTCAGTTTGTGATGAGAATATTGATATTCCCAATAATGATATGACCATTTTAGAAGTCGCTCCTCAAGAGTTTAGAATTGGTAACGACTACCAATTAGATCCTGTAGGCGTTGCAAGCGATCACCTAGAAGGTCAGTTTATGAATGTAGTGTGTCGAGATACAGTAAAAAGGAGTCTGGTACATAGTTTTGAAAAAGCGGATATAGAAATAGCAGACTTACTTGTGGCTCCTCTAGCAGCTGCTAGGCTATTGGTGCCCGAATCTGACCGAAGATCAGGATGTATTTTTGTTGACTTTGGAGCAGAAACAACTACGATTGCTATTTTTAAAAATGACTTATTACGTTTTCTTACAGTAATCCCTTTAGGTAGTCATAATATAACCAAAGATTTGACTTCTTTGAAAATAGAAGAATCAAGGGCTGAATACCTCAAGCTAAGAGTTGGAGACCTGAATTACAAAGAATCAGATGATGATGTTGTTGAAACGTTCTTCCTAGATGAAGAAAAGACAAGAGAAGTTCCTTTAATCAAAATTAATGATATCATTAAAGCTAGAGCAGAAGAAATCATTGCGAATGTTTGGAACCAAATTCAAGTATCAGGTTATCATGACAAACTGTTGGCAGGTATGATTATCACTGGAGGAGGCTCAAATCTAAATGGTCTTATCGACTTGATTAAACATATTACGCATATTGAAAGAGTAAAGATTGGCAATCCTACCATTGAAATTGCTCATTCTAAATTAATCAAAGAGTTAAAAGAAAAAGAAGCAAACAATAGTCTTAACACCATATTGGGGCTATTAGCTGCTGGAGATATGAACTGTGCTAAAATAGACAAAGTTGTGGAAGGCACACTTTTCGAAGGTGAAGAAATGATAAAAAAGCAAGAAAAGACTCCTGAAGAAATTAAAGAAGAACTTAGATTGCAACAACAAAAAAAAGAGGAAGAAGAAAAAATTCGCCAAGAAAAGCTGAAAGAACAAAAACTTAGAGAAGAGGAGGAAGAAAAGAAAAGGAAAAAGAAAAATAAAAAATCTTGGACATCTTCGCTCATCAAAAAATTTGAAGAAGTTCAGAAGAATATCTTTAACGAAAACGACGAGATTAAAAACGACTAA
- a CDS encoding cell division protein FtsZ (COGs: COG0206 Cell division GTPase~InterPro IPR000158:IPR003008:IPR018316~KEGG: bfs:BF0250 cell division protein FtsZ~PFAM: Tubulin/FtsZ, GTPase domain; Tubulin/FtsZ, 2-layer sandwich domain~SMART: Tubulin/FtsZ, GTPase domain; Tubulin/FtsZ, 2-layer sandwich domain~SPTR: Cell division protein ftsZ;~TIGRFAM: Cell division protein FtsZ, N-terminal~IMG reference gene:2504105928~PFAM: Tubulin/FtsZ family, GTPase domain; FtsZ family, C-terminal domain~TIGRFAM: cell division protein FtsZ), translating to MDTTYTDIMDLKNFDIPTNSPKIIKVIGVGGGGGNAVSHMFTEGIHDVSFVLCNTDNQALLESPVPVKIQLGKETTYGLGAGNKPDRAKEAAEESLDEIEKILNDGTKMVFITAGMGGGTGTGAAPIIARTAKDMGILTVGIVTIPFLFEGEKKIIQALDGVEKLAQSVDALLVINNERLREIHSDLTLMNAFAKADDTLSIAAKSIAELITKKGKINLDFADVNTILKDGGVAIMSTGIGKEENRLSKAIKNALNSPLLNNNDIFNAKKVMLNIYCSEDVMMDEINEVHDFMSKFRDEVEVIWGMTIEKELGKDVKVTILATGFGVEDVPGMSERREQRTKEEEDTIMIEEEKKREIIIHRIKAAYGENAINLRNRSSKRQNHIYLFTSEDLDNDNVIAEVEETPTYERTKSKLNIISNITSQGGPRLTKSEDNNPEDKVIKF from the coding sequence ATGGATACAACATACACTGACATAATGGATTTAAAGAATTTTGATATCCCAACCAATTCACCAAAAATTATAAAGGTGATAGGTGTTGGTGGTGGTGGCGGTAATGCCGTTAGCCACATGTTTACAGAAGGTATTCACGATGTATCCTTTGTATTATGCAATACTGATAATCAAGCCCTACTTGAATCACCAGTACCTGTCAAAATACAATTGGGTAAGGAAACAACTTATGGACTTGGTGCTGGTAATAAACCAGACAGAGCCAAAGAAGCTGCCGAGGAAAGCCTAGATGAAATAGAGAAAATACTCAATGATGGTACGAAAATGGTGTTTATCACTGCTGGTATGGGAGGTGGTACAGGAACAGGTGCAGCTCCTATAATAGCAAGAACTGCCAAAGATATGGGCATCCTTACTGTTGGTATTGTCACAATTCCTTTCTTATTTGAAGGTGAAAAGAAAATTATTCAAGCACTAGACGGCGTTGAAAAGTTAGCTCAAAGCGTTGATGCATTACTGGTTATCAACAACGAACGTTTAAGAGAAATACACTCCGACCTAACGTTAATGAATGCCTTTGCAAAAGCAGACGATACTCTTTCCATTGCTGCTAAAAGTATTGCAGAGTTAATTACTAAGAAAGGTAAAATTAACCTAGACTTTGCTGATGTTAACACAATCTTAAAAGATGGAGGTGTTGCTATCATGAGCACAGGGATTGGTAAAGAAGAGAATAGACTTTCAAAAGCTATTAAGAATGCACTAAACTCCCCTCTACTTAACAATAATGATATCTTCAACGCGAAGAAAGTCATGCTTAATATTTATTGCTCAGAGGATGTTATGATGGATGAAATTAATGAAGTTCATGACTTTATGAGCAAATTTAGAGATGAAGTAGAGGTTATCTGGGGTATGACAATAGAAAAAGAGCTTGGAAAGGATGTAAAAGTAACTATCCTCGCTACAGGATTTGGTGTTGAAGATGTCCCAGGAATGAGTGAACGTCGTGAGCAGCGCACCAAAGAAGAGGAAGATACTATAATGATAGAAGAAGAAAAGAAAAGAGAAATCATTATACACAGAATAAAAGCTGCTTACGGAGAAAATGCTATAAACCTAAGAAATCGTTCCTCTAAAAGACAAAATCACATCTACCTTTTCACTTCAGAAGATTTAGATAATGATAATGTGATTGCCGAAGTAGAAGAAACTCCGACATACGAAAGGACAAAAAGTAAATTGAACATTATTTCGAACATTACATCTCAGGGAGGACCTAGATTAACCAAATCAGAAGATAATAATCCTGAGGATAAAGTAATTAAATTTTAA
- a CDS encoding hypothetical protein (COGs: COG1610 conserved hypothetical protein~InterPro IPR019004~KEGG: bfs:BF0249 hypothetical protein~SPTR: Putative uncharacterized protein;~IMG reference gene:2504105929~PFAM: Yqey-like protein) — protein sequence MSFFEQINEDLKQAMKAKDKVTLQVLRTIKKYFLEAKTAPGAHNELSDTDAIKIIQKLVKQGKDSATIYAEQKRQDLADEELAQVEVLEKYLPKQLSDEELSARIKAIVEKVGASSMKDMGKVMGLATQELAGKADGKAISTKVRELLAE from the coding sequence ATGAGTTTTTTTGAACAGATCAATGAAGATCTAAAACAGGCTATGAAAGCCAAAGATAAAGTTACACTTCAAGTACTCCGTACTATTAAAAAATACTTCTTAGAAGCAAAAACTGCACCAGGAGCACATAATGAGTTATCAGACACTGATGCAATAAAAATCATTCAGAAACTTGTAAAACAAGGTAAAGACTCTGCAACTATCTACGCAGAACAAAAGAGACAAGACTTGGCTGATGAAGAATTAGCTCAAGTAGAAGTGCTTGAGAAATACTTACCTAAACAATTATCTGATGAAGAACTTTCTGCTAGAATAAAAGCTATTGTAGAAAAAGTGGGTGCTTCTTCAATGAAAGATATGGGTAAAGTAATGGGGCTAGCCACTCAAGAGTTAGCAGGAAAAGCTGATGGCAAAGCAATTTCAACAAAAGTAAGAGAATTACTAGCTGAATAG
- a CDS encoding DNA repair protein recO (COGs: COG1381 Recombinational DNA repair protein (RecF pathway)~HAMAP: Recombination protein O, RecO~InterPro IPR003717~KEGG: bfs:BF0248 DNA repair protein RecO~PFAM: Recombination protein O, RecO~SPTR: Possible DNA repair protein RecO;~TIGRFAM: Recombination protein O, RecO~IMG reference gene:2504105930~PFAM: Recombination protein O C terminal; Recombination protein O N terminal~TIGRFAM: DNA repair protein RecO), with protein sequence MEEKTLGVVLKVIKYNDTTNIVDLYTECLGRCSVAVNIPKSSKARVKSNLFQPLAILDLNLSRSKKGGLYRVKDAKPHLAFQSIPYNPYKSAIAFFIAEFIYYAVKEEGESGSLFSYLMNSIQWLDESQNSYANFHLVFMMRLSLFLGLYPNIDNYTEGDYFDLLNASFISYKPTLHNNYLEPLGASHIVQLMRMNYETMYLFKLNRHDRNEILDVLSDFYKIHIPNFPELKSLDVLKELFD encoded by the coding sequence ATGGAAGAAAAGACATTGGGAGTTGTTTTGAAAGTCATTAAATATAATGATACGACAAATATTGTAGATTTATATACAGAGTGCCTAGGTAGGTGTTCTGTAGCTGTGAATATACCAAAATCTTCTAAGGCCAGGGTAAAAAGTAACTTGTTTCAGCCTTTAGCTATTCTTGATTTAAATCTTAGTAGAAGTAAGAAAGGTGGTCTTTATAGAGTTAAAGATGCCAAACCTCATTTGGCTTTTCAATCAATTCCTTATAATCCTTATAAATCTGCTATTGCCTTTTTTATAGCTGAGTTCATCTATTATGCAGTTAAAGAAGAAGGGGAGAGTGGATCCCTATTTTCTTATTTGATGAATTCTATACAGTGGCTAGATGAATCTCAAAATTCATATGCTAATTTCCATTTAGTCTTTATGATGCGTCTTTCTCTCTTTTTAGGCTTATACCCCAATATTGATAATTATACAGAGGGTGATTATTTTGATCTTCTAAATGCGAGTTTTATTTCATACAAGCCTACTCTTCACAATAATTACCTTGAGCCATTAGGGGCATCCCATATCGTTCAGTTGATGCGTATGAACTATGAAACAATGTATCTTTTTAAGTTAAATAGGCATGATAGAAATGAAATCTTAGATGTTTTAAGTGACTTTTATAAGATTCACATCCCTAATTTTCCTGAGCTAAAATCGCTGGATGTATTAAAAGAATTGTTTGATTAA
- a CDS encoding 30S ribosomal protein S20 (HAMAP: Ribosomal protein S20~InterPro IPR002583~KEGG: bfs:BF0247 30S ribosomal protein S20~PFAM: Ribosomal protein S20~SPTR: 30S ribosomal protein S20;~TIGRFAM: Ribosomal protein S20~IMG reference gene:2504105932~PFAM: Ribosomal protein S20~TIGRFAM: ribosomal protein S20): protein MANHKSSLKRIRQDQTRRLRNRYYGRTMRNAVRNLRNATDKQEAEKALPSVSKMIDKLAKKNFIHWKKAGNLKSKLAKHVNSL, encoded by the coding sequence ATGGCAAATCACAAATCATCTCTAAAGAGAATCAGACAAGATCAGACAAGAAGACTACGTAACAGATATTATGGTAGAACCATGAGAAATGCTGTTAGAAATCTTCGTAATGCTACTGATAAGCAAGAAGCAGAAAAAGCACTTCCTTCAGTATCTAAGATGATTGATAAGCTTGCTAAAAAGAACTTCATACACTGGAAAAAAGCAGGAAACTTGAAGTCTAAGTTAGCGAAACACGTTAATAGCTTATAA
- a CDS encoding 30S ribosomal protein S20 (HAMAP: Ribosomal protein S20~InterPro IPR002583~KEGG: bfs:BF0247 30S ribosomal protein S20~PFAM: Ribosomal protein S20~SPTR: 30S ribosomal protein S20;~TIGRFAM: Ribosomal protein S20~IMG reference gene:2504105934~PFAM: Ribosomal protein S20~TIGRFAM: ribosomal protein S20) — protein sequence MANHKSSLKRIRQDQTRRLRNRYYGRTMRNAVRNLRNATDKKEAEEMFPSVAKMVDKLAKKNFIHWKKAGNLKSKLAKHINSL from the coding sequence ATGGCAAATCACAAATCATCTCTAAAGAGAATCAGACAAGATCAGACAAGAAGACTACGTAACAGATATTATGGTAGAACCATGAGAAATGCTGTTAGAAATCTTCGTAATGCTACTGATAAAAAGGAAGCTGAAGAAATGTTTCCTAGTGTTGCTAAGATGGTTGACAAGCTTGCTAAGAAAAATTTCATTCACTGGAAAAAGGCTGGCAACTTGAAATCAAAATTAGCAAAGCATATCAATAGCCTTTAA
- a CDS encoding hypothetical protein (KEGG: dfe:Dfer_4025 hypothetical protein~SPTR: Putative uncharacterized protein;~manually curated~IMG reference gene:2504105935~PFAM: Transposase): MQDSQMLLEVVRLILPEEFLTYFKITKVTKVKDVITIFMDEFDSLPADRKGHKVESKGFLDPITIQDFPVRFKKVTLKVRRRKWYDSTTKEYLTNKYDLLAKGTHYSKEFAAFLKKNYLETYPVSARSLEPICHINGDSLERHYKEHLSSYKNWQMKDHAIEWLLFPENISPRLCIDETSMTNGDLYTILSNPNNKGKQGTIVAIIAGIQSEKIIQVLMKMPESLRQQVKEITLDMANSMNKIARVCFPKACRVIDRFHLQKLANEAVQEVRVKHRWEAIEEENQAIKQAKWEGKTYKPLTFSNGDTKKQLLARGRYLLFKSADKWSDKQKERAKILFAQYPSLKEAYSLSQGLRSIFNRKTIKDAARLSLAKWYNRVEQTAFQSFKSIAGTIYSHYDEILNFFNNRSTNAFAESFNAKLKAFRTQLRGVTDISFFLFRVTKLFA; encoded by the exons ATGCAAGATTCTCAAATGTTACTCGAAGTAGTTCGCTTAATTTTACCAGAAGAGTTCCTTACTTATTTCAAGATTACCAAAGTGACTAAAGTAAAAGATGTTATTACCATTTTTATGGATGAGTTTGACTCTTTACCAGCTGATCGTAAAGGTCATAAAGTAGAATCTAAAGGCTTTCTAGACCCCATAACTATCCAAGACTTTCCAGTTCGTTTCAAGAAGGTTACTCTCAAAGTACGTCGTCGTAAGTGGTATGATTCTACAACGAAAGAATACTTGACTAACAAATATGACTTACTAGCAAAAGGAACGCATTACTCGAAGGAGTTTGCGGCTTTTTTAAAA AAGAACTACCTAGAGACATACCCCGTATCGGCCCGCTCTCTTGAGCCTATTTGCCATATTAATGGAGATTCTTTAGAGCGACATTATAAAGAGCACTTGAGTTCATATAAGAATTGGCAAATGAAAGATCATGCTATAGAGTGGCTTTTGTTTCCAGAGAACATTTCTCCACGGCTCTGTATCGATGAAACCTCTATGACCAATGGAGACTTATATACTATATTAAGTAATCCCAATAATAAAGGGAAACAGGGCACCATAGTCGCTATTATTGCTGGTATTCAATCAGAAAAGATTATCCAGGTATTAATGAAGATGCCTGAGAGTTTAAGACAGCAAGTCAAGGAGATCACATTAGATATGGCTAATAGTATGAATAAAATAGCTCGAGTGTGTTTTCCTAAAGCCTGTCGAGTAATTGACCGATTCCATCTGCAGAAATTAGCCAATGAAGCGGTGCAAGAGGTACGAGTAAAACACAGATGGGAAGCCATAGAAGAAGAAAATCAAGCGATTAAACAAGCTAAATGGGAAGGTAAGACCTATAAACCTCTAACTTTTAGTAATGGAGACACAAAGAAACAATTACTAGCAAGAGGACGATATCTTCTTTTTAAATCTGCAGACAAATGGTCTGATAAGCAAAAAGAAAGAGCTAAGATTCTTTTCGCACAATACCCTTCATTAAAAGAAGCCTATAGCCTATCACAAGGGCTTCGCTCTATTTTTAATCGTAAAACAATTAAAGATGCAGCAAGACTTTCTCTTGCCAAATGGTATAATAGAGTAGAGCAAACTGCTTTTCAATCCTTTAAGAGTATTGCAGGAACCATCTATTCACATTATGATGAAATATTAAACTTCTTCAACAATCGATCAACAAATGCTTTTGCAGAGAGTTTTAACGCTAAACTAAAAGCCTTTAGGACTCAACTAAGAGGGGTTACAGATATTAGTTTCTTCCTATTTAGAGTGACTAAACTATTTGCTTAA